In Cuculus canorus isolate bCucCan1 chromosome 8, bCucCan1.pri, whole genome shotgun sequence, a single genomic region encodes these proteins:
- the LOC128852925 gene encoding uncharacterized protein LOC128852925 isoform X3, whose translation MEGTLLRLAAACCLLCALPGEGQKTAEISVTPSPSLSTVLTSHQPKEASDFSPVTAAIPETILEKNLTTSTHNASGNNATEMENASIPTTPVVVSETERLQASATASPRNVTVTQHEHHNVSFSLNSGTEIPSPTPTASTLEENQHNHEVTEPSSTTEEEDDANSATPTPSLNSVLATTNSSQLGSFDGQTMRPTAARPETRPGTSPVGATEESSVEPRTSSAPISTVGSTSSATTSSTVTVGTPVTSSTPTSTAAIPGGTSTLEQPLEPIHEKASVLDVGDDENPELPSSPLADTTRADPLVISVISVFIVVVGVLGLVGFLRYRQHNSRVEFRRLQDLPMDDMMEDTPLSLYSY comes from the exons ATGGAGGGGACCCTGCTCCGCCTCGCCGCCgcctgctgcctcctctgcGCCCTGCCAG GAGAGGGACAGAAGACAGCAGAGATCTCAGTGACACCATCGCCTTCTCTTAGCACAGTGCTAACTTCGCATCAGCCAAAGGAAGCCTCTGACTTCAGTCCTGTGACTGCTGCCATTCCTGAGACAATCCTGGAGAAAAATTTGACTACTTCAACACACAATGCCAGTGGCAACAACGCTACAGAGATGGAGAATGCCTCCATCCCTACCACCCCCGTGGTAGTCAGCGAGACAGAGAGACTGCAGGCTTCCGCCACTGCCAGCCCTAGGAATGTCACAGTTACACAGCATGAGCACCACAATGTGAGCTTCTCACTCAACAGCGGCACTGAAATCCCCTCCCCTACCCCAACTGCCAGTACTCTAGAAGAAAACCAGCACAACCACGAAGTTACGGAGCCTTCCAGCACAACTGAAGAAGAAGATGATGCCAACAGTGCAACCCCCACACCTTCTCTCAACAGTGTATTGG CAACAACTAACAGCTCTCAGCTGGGGTCTTTTGATGGGCAGACCATGCGACCCACAGCAGCAAGACCTGAAACGAGGCCAGGAACAAGCCCTGTGGGTGCCACAGAGGAGAGCTCCGTGGAGCCCAGAACCTCGTCTGCTCCCATCTCCACGGTAGGGAGCACGTCCTCTGCTACCACCTCCAGTACTGTGACGGTGGGAACCCCTGTGACAAGCTCCACACCTACCAGCACAGCTGCCATCCCCGGCGGCACATCTACGCTGGAGCAGCCATTAGAGCCCATTCACGAGAAAGCTTCTGTCTTGGATGTTGGCGATGATGAAAATCCAG AGCTACCCAGTTCTCCTTTGGCTGATACAACAAGGGCTGATCCCTTGGTAATCTCCGTGATCTCCGTCTTCATTGTCGTGGTGGGCGTCCTAGGCCTGGTGGGCTTCTTGAGATATCGCCAGCACAACAGCCGCGTGGAGTTCCGACGCCTGCAGGACCTGCCTATG
- the LOC128852925 gene encoding uncharacterized protein LOC128852925 isoform X2 → MEGTLLRLAAACCLLCALPGEGQKTAEISVTPSPSLSTVLTSHQPKEASDFSPVTAAIPETILEKNLTTSTHNASGNNATEMENASIPTTPVVVSETERLQASATASPRNVTVTQHEHHNVSFSLNSGTEIPSPTPTASTLEENQHNHEVTEPSSTTEEEDDANSATPTPSLNSVLGEGLSLLPVQKVLTPGCTTWKLLNFLGSWREGEKGNEPLHATTNSSQLGSFDGQTMRPTAARPETRPGTSPVGATEESSVEPRTSSAPISTVGSTSSATTSSTVTVGTPVTSSTPTSTAAIPGGTSTLEQPLEPIHEKASVLDVGDDENPELPSSPLADTTRADPLVISVISVFIVVVGVLGLVGFLRYRQHNSRVEFRRLQDLPMVPLLPSRV, encoded by the exons ATGGAGGGGACCCTGCTCCGCCTCGCCGCCgcctgctgcctcctctgcGCCCTGCCAG GAGAGGGACAGAAGACAGCAGAGATCTCAGTGACACCATCGCCTTCTCTTAGCACAGTGCTAACTTCGCATCAGCCAAAGGAAGCCTCTGACTTCAGTCCTGTGACTGCTGCCATTCCTGAGACAATCCTGGAGAAAAATTTGACTACTTCAACACACAATGCCAGTGGCAACAACGCTACAGAGATGGAGAATGCCTCCATCCCTACCACCCCCGTGGTAGTCAGCGAGACAGAGAGACTGCAGGCTTCCGCCACTGCCAGCCCTAGGAATGTCACAGTTACACAGCATGAGCACCACAATGTGAGCTTCTCACTCAACAGCGGCACTGAAATCCCCTCCCCTACCCCAACTGCCAGTACTCTAGAAGAAAACCAGCACAACCACGAAGTTACGGAGCCTTCCAGCACAACTGAAGAAGAAGATGATGCCAACAGTGCAACCCCCACACCTTCTCTCAACAGTGTATTGGGTGAGGGTTTGTCTTTACTGCCTGTGCAGAAAGTCCTGACCCCAGGGTGCACAACCTGGAAACTTCTGAACTTTCTTGGGagctggagagagggagaaaaggggaatgAGCCATTGCACG CAACAACTAACAGCTCTCAGCTGGGGTCTTTTGATGGGCAGACCATGCGACCCACAGCAGCAAGACCTGAAACGAGGCCAGGAACAAGCCCTGTGGGTGCCACAGAGGAGAGCTCCGTGGAGCCCAGAACCTCGTCTGCTCCCATCTCCACGGTAGGGAGCACGTCCTCTGCTACCACCTCCAGTACTGTGACGGTGGGAACCCCTGTGACAAGCTCCACACCTACCAGCACAGCTGCCATCCCCGGCGGCACATCTACGCTGGAGCAGCCATTAGAGCCCATTCACGAGAAAGCTTCTGTCTTGGATGTTGGCGATGATGAAAATCCAG AGCTACCCAGTTCTCCTTTGGCTGATACAACAAGGGCTGATCCCTTGGTAATCTCCGTGATCTCCGTCTTCATTGTCGTGGTGGGCGTCCTAGGCCTGGTGGGCTTCTTGAGATATCGCCAGCACAACAGCCGCGTGGAGTTCCGACGCCTGCAGGACCTGCCTATG
- the LOC128852925 gene encoding uncharacterized protein LOC128852925 isoform X1, whose protein sequence is MEGTLLRLAAACCLLCALPGEGQKTAEISVTPSPSLSTVLTSHQPKEASDFSPVTAAIPETILEKNLTTSTHNASGNNATEMENASIPTTPVVVSETERLQASATASPRNVTVTQHEHHNVSFSLNSGTEIPSPTPTASTLEENQHNHEVTEPSSTTEEEDDANSATPTPSLNSVLGEGLSLLPVQKVLTPGCTTWKLLNFLGSWREGEKGNEPLHATTNSSQLGSFDGQTMRPTAARPETRPGTSPVGATEESSVEPRTSSAPISTVGSTSSATTSSTVTVGTPVTSSTPTSTAAIPGGTSTLEQPLEPIHEKASVLDVGDDENPELPSSPLADTTRADPLVISVISVFIVVVGVLGLVGFLRYRQHNSRVEFRRLQDLPMDDMMEDTPLSLYSY, encoded by the exons ATGGAGGGGACCCTGCTCCGCCTCGCCGCCgcctgctgcctcctctgcGCCCTGCCAG GAGAGGGACAGAAGACAGCAGAGATCTCAGTGACACCATCGCCTTCTCTTAGCACAGTGCTAACTTCGCATCAGCCAAAGGAAGCCTCTGACTTCAGTCCTGTGACTGCTGCCATTCCTGAGACAATCCTGGAGAAAAATTTGACTACTTCAACACACAATGCCAGTGGCAACAACGCTACAGAGATGGAGAATGCCTCCATCCCTACCACCCCCGTGGTAGTCAGCGAGACAGAGAGACTGCAGGCTTCCGCCACTGCCAGCCCTAGGAATGTCACAGTTACACAGCATGAGCACCACAATGTGAGCTTCTCACTCAACAGCGGCACTGAAATCCCCTCCCCTACCCCAACTGCCAGTACTCTAGAAGAAAACCAGCACAACCACGAAGTTACGGAGCCTTCCAGCACAACTGAAGAAGAAGATGATGCCAACAGTGCAACCCCCACACCTTCTCTCAACAGTGTATTGGGTGAGGGTTTGTCTTTACTGCCTGTGCAGAAAGTCCTGACCCCAGGGTGCACAACCTGGAAACTTCTGAACTTTCTTGGGagctggagagagggagaaaaggggaatgAGCCATTGCACG CAACAACTAACAGCTCTCAGCTGGGGTCTTTTGATGGGCAGACCATGCGACCCACAGCAGCAAGACCTGAAACGAGGCCAGGAACAAGCCCTGTGGGTGCCACAGAGGAGAGCTCCGTGGAGCCCAGAACCTCGTCTGCTCCCATCTCCACGGTAGGGAGCACGTCCTCTGCTACCACCTCCAGTACTGTGACGGTGGGAACCCCTGTGACAAGCTCCACACCTACCAGCACAGCTGCCATCCCCGGCGGCACATCTACGCTGGAGCAGCCATTAGAGCCCATTCACGAGAAAGCTTCTGTCTTGGATGTTGGCGATGATGAAAATCCAG AGCTACCCAGTTCTCCTTTGGCTGATACAACAAGGGCTGATCCCTTGGTAATCTCCGTGATCTCCGTCTTCATTGTCGTGGTGGGCGTCCTAGGCCTGGTGGGCTTCTTGAGATATCGCCAGCACAACAGCCGCGTGGAGTTCCGACGCCTGCAGGACCTGCCTATG